A genome region from Lytechinus pictus isolate F3 Inbred chromosome 16, Lp3.0, whole genome shotgun sequence includes the following:
- the LOC129278455 gene encoding uncharacterized protein LOC129278455, with protein sequence MSLCGGRCGKSSEAEGGRNSSGQAYYALFIFTILTGVNQLHRYLLIAAIEPMSNDLQFGDKICTPFNETSIDIYIQGYDDNITAEEFCLCDDGIRCTNQSMFQNTTLCDWRYTGTGSEYEILAGPVFIIVLGILGVPVTVLAEMGRVNRRNVVGVCTICWSITILCTGFSQTLAEIYVWRFLLGFFEAPFNPFSMTLLGTFFGPDRRGLAMGVAASGAYLGYGSSFAFIAVVDLIGWRWTYISTGIGGAVLGLLCLITVKNPQSNVKENKHLGSLDNVLKALGGEPWSVLLPIFLAFACKMGYQYTLSYNLNNYFVEYFPSFPTDIFLSWIVALTGILAFILGGFLSDIAGKRAGALGRLWTIVILEIIQIPLYIFFILLSLPINIILGALGITIGDGWNGIGLSALADIVSPALRTVIFALFFCVMDVIGGCVIVAVTPLTSIIGLKSALLWLGTGMLVGGTLLILLAIVALVFLNRRRARSYNLERTEEDALYNRSVGHEKTPLISEESTPT encoded by the exons ATGTCACTGTGCGGCGGGAGGTGCGGGAAGAGCAGCGAGGCCGAGGGTGGTAGAAATTCCAGCGGCCAAGCTTACTACGCTCTCTTCATTTTTACTATTTTGACTGGTGTAAATCAGCTGCACAG GTATTTACTGATAGCTGCCATCGAACCAATGTCTAATGACCTACAATTTGGAGACAAGATTTGTACCCCTTTCAACGAGACATCCATCGATATTTACATTCAAGGTTATGATGATAACATTACAGCTGAAGAATTCTGTCTGTGTGATGATGGTATTAG GTGCACCAATCAAAGTATGTTCCAAAACACTACTCTCTGTGACTGGCGGTACACCGGCACAGGCTCGGAGTATGAGATCCTTGCCGGACCTGTCTTCATCATCGTTCTCGGCATTCTCGGGGTTCCGGTCACGGTCCTTGCCGAGATGGGGCGTGTCAATCGACGGAACGTTGTTGGGGTGTGTACCATCTGCTGGAGTATCACCATCCTGTGCACGGGTTTCTCTCAAACGTTGGCTGAAATCTACGTTTGGCGGTTTCTCTTAGGGTTCTT TGAAGCACCTTTCAACCCCTTTTCTATGACTCTACTTGGGACTTTCTTTGGTCCG GATCGCCGAGGGCTGGCCATGGGTGTGGCGGCGAGTGGGGCATACCTAGGTTACGGCTCATCGTTTGCTTTCATCGCAGTCGTCGATCTTATAGGATGGAGGTGGACTTACATCTCGACCGGCATAGGGGGCGCTGTGCTCGGTTTGTTGTGCCTTATCACCGTCAAGAACCCTCAATCAAATGTGAAG GAAAATAAGCACCTTGGATCGTTGGACAACGTTCTGAAGGCGCTCGGTGGAGAACCCTGGTCGGTGCTCTTGCCGATCTTCCTTGCCTTTGCGTGCAAGATGGGTTACCAGTACACTCTCAGTTACAACCTCAATAACTACTTTGTGGAGTACTTTCCCTCCTTCCCGACGGATATCTTTCTCAGCTGGATTGTGGCTCTGACTGGGATACTTGCATTCATCTTGGGGGGTTTTCTGAGTGATATAGCAGGCAAGCGGGCAGGGGCCCTTGGCAGACTGTGGACTATCGTTATCTTAGAG ATCATCCAAATACCTCTGTACATATTCTTCATTCTCCTTTCACTACCAATCAACATTATTCTCGGTGCTCTTGGAATAACCATTGGTGATGGATGGAACGGCATTGGTCTTTCTGCCCTAGCTGACATCGTCTCCCCCGCTCTCAGGACTGTCATATTTGCCCTCTTCTTCTGTGTTATGGATGTCATTGGTGGATGCGTCATTGTTGCTGTGACGCCACTGACGAGCATCATTGGGCTAAAGAGCGCCCTCTTGTGGTTAGGGACAGGAATGCTTGTGGGAGGTACGCTTCTGATTTTACTGGCAATTGTAGCCCTGGTGTTCCTCAACCGTCGTAGGGCCAGGAGCTACAATTTAGAAAGGACAGAGGAAGACGCCCTTTACAATCGGAGTGTAGGTCATGAAAAGACTCCTTTGATTTCCGAAGAAAGCACTCCAACATAG